A region of the Nevskiales bacterium genome:
GGCCGTGGAACAGGTCGAACAGCACCGGCTGCACGCAGCCCTGGTTGATCGACTCGGCATCGCCGAAGAAGCTGTGGCCGTCTTTCGGCTTCACGCCGGTGAAGTCCACGTAGATGGCGTTCGCCGCTTTGCCCTCGCGCCGCACCACCTTGCCCAGGCGCGCGCGCTGCAGCCCGCCTGGCTTGCGCTGCGACAGGTCCAGGGCGTAGTCGTGTTCGTTCTGGGTGATGTAGACGTTGCCGCGCGGGTTGAGCTTTTCGACCCACTCACGGTGGCCGTCGTAGTTCACGTCCGGCTGCACCAGGATGACGTTGTCGAGCCAGGGAACGCCGCCGCAAACCTCGGAATAGACCGCTTGCTGGAGCACCCAGGCGCCCATCGAGTGCACGGCCAGCGAGATCCTGCGGTGACAAACCATTTCCGGCTTGTCGTAGATCGCCATGTACTCGCCGATCTTGGCCAGCATACGGGCCAGTGCGGGGCCGGACAGGCGCGCTTCATCCTTGTCGTCGTAGTAGTCGAGCACGTCGCCGTTGCTGGGCCAG
Encoded here:
- a CDS encoding alpha/beta hydrolase, translating into MIVVTNRRFDGEKFGHRFNTLGPMHLRIADVYERHGDWQTTVYPEEVEGKRASEWMFLHLQRRMREECKDLLIYVHGFKTDPADVYARMVKLERMFGVICVAFSWPSNGDVLDYYDDKDEARLSGPALARMLAKIGEYMAIYDKPEMVCHRRISLAVHSMGAWVLQQAVYSEVCGGVPWLDNVILVQPDVNYDGHREWVEKLNPRGNVYITQNEHDYALDLSQRKPGGLQRARLGKVVRREGKAANAIYVDFTGVKPKDGHSFFGDAESINQGCVQPVLFDLFHGQRLDENTVVLDPRTNVLRVRRDRPAKGTAA